Genomic window (Moraxella haemolytica):
ACCAAGAAATCTGGCAAAATCGGTAACAGTTGAATAGCCCATTAGCCCATACATAAAAAAGGCGAATTGCTTTATCAGCTCGCCTTTTTTATGTCTCATCAAATAACCAAAATACCAATCGCACAGTAACAAAAACTACATGGGCATTTTATAATCAATCTACACCAACCCCACCACCGCACTGATTGGTAGATGGTCGGATAAATTTGACCACGGAATGCCAGCATGAACAGTGGCGTGATGGACTTTTAGGTTTCGTACATAGATGCGATCAAGGCTTAATACAGGCATTTTGGCAGGATAGGTGGCAGGATACGCCCCATGAATGTCATAAAACGCCTCCACCATGCCTAAAGATTCTAAAACCTTGGTTGATTTTTTTGTCCAATCATTAAAATCTCCTGCCAAAATCAAAGGGGTATCTTTGTTGATATTGCCATCAATATAATCAATGATGGCTTGATACTGTTTCACTCTATCCATGTGAAGCAGGTTTAAATGAACACACAGCACCACGACAGGCACACCCCAGCCATCAGGATACACCTCACAATGCAACACCCCTCGCTTTTCTAGGCGAGTTACTGTGATATTGACATTATGCTTGGGGTCAAGTGGGTGGCAAGACAGCACAGCATTGCCATGATGACCGTGTTCGTACTGTGCATTTTTACCATAGCTGTCAGCATATGACAAATACTCACCAAACCATTCATGTTGCGACTGATTAGGATACTCATTAAAAGCAACCGCTCGTTTTAGGTTTTGTCCTTGTACCTCTTGTAAGCACAAAATATCAGGATTAAGGGACTTAATCGCCCCTGCCATACCATCTAGCTTAACAAGGCGATTAAAAGGAGACATACCTTTATGGATATTATAACTGGTAACAGTAATGGGGTTCATGGGGCATGATATTTTTAGCAATAAACAAATCAGTCATTGTAGCACGATTTTTGGCACATTTTTTATCTGACTATCAATTTTATCTCAACTTCAAAGCTCCCAAAAACTGACACCCACAAATAGCACAGCCCAAACCAAAATAAAATCCCCAAAAAACACCGCCCGTCATTGCAAATTGTCCTACTCGCCCTTATAATTTTATAACATTTATTCATATTGGACATACCATGAGCATTGATTTTAACCACAACAACTTTGATTCACGCTTACGCTTAG
Coding sequences:
- a CDS encoding endonuclease/exonuclease/phosphatase family protein codes for the protein MNPITVTSYNIHKGMSPFNRLVKLDGMAGAIKSLNPDILCLQEVQGQNLKRAVAFNEYPNQSQHEWFGEYLSYADSYGKNAQYEHGHHGNAVLSCHPLDPKHNVNITVTRLEKRGVLHCEVYPDGWGVPVVVLCVHLNLLHMDRVKQYQAIIDYIDGNINKDTPLILAGDFNDWTKKSTKVLESLGMVEAFYDIHGAYPATYPAKMPVLSLDRIYVRNLKVHHATVHAGIPWSNLSDHLPISAVVGLV